One Deinococcus sp. YIM 134068 genomic region harbors:
- a CDS encoding DMT family transporter: MQASPPVPAQGSLLARGQLALAMLLAGSSVVLTKIISGSIPPFLANVLVLLPATAVLLALCLWREGGVRVPPGAWRPLLLQALCGVVLFRVFLFYGLPLTSAASAGILTSTVPAVTALLAWAVLRERPGARGWMGVLLTGLGVLVLTVPGSSAGAGPHPLLGNLLVLGAVAGEAAWNVLSKLTSARVSPLTATTLVTLLALLMFVPLALPEVPAFDPRGLRPADGLAILVYALGATVLAYLLWFAGVRRVSAGTAAVSTGWLPVSAVALSALVLGEPLTVWHALGLGCVLCATFVLARP, translated from the coding sequence ATGCAGGCCTCGCCCCCCGTCCCGGCCCAGGGTTCCCTCCTCGCACGTGGGCAACTCGCGCTCGCCATGCTCCTCGCGGGCAGTTCGGTCGTCCTCACGAAGATCATCTCGGGGAGCATCCCCCCCTTCCTGGCGAACGTCCTCGTCCTGCTGCCCGCTACCGCCGTGCTGCTCGCCCTTTGCCTGTGGCGGGAGGGCGGCGTGCGCGTGCCGCCGGGGGCGTGGCGACCGTTGCTGTTGCAGGCGCTATGCGGCGTCGTGCTGTTCCGGGTGTTCCTGTTCTATGGGCTGCCCCTCACCTCGGCGGCCTCGGCGGGCATCCTGACGAGCACCGTGCCCGCCGTGACGGCGCTCCTCGCATGGGCGGTGCTGCGGGAGCGGCCCGGCGCGCGTGGGTGGATGGGCGTTCTCCTCACGGGACTGGGCGTCCTCGTCCTCACCGTGCCGGGGTCATCTGCTGGCGCGGGGCCTCACCCCCTCCTCGGCAACCTGCTCGTCCTCGGCGCGGTGGCGGGGGAGGCGGCGTGGAACGTGCTGAGCAAACTCACCTCCGCGCGGGTCAGTCCCCTGACGGCGACCACCCTCGTCACGCTGCTCGCCCTGCTGATGTTCGTGCCGCTCGCCCTCCCGGAGGTGCCCGCCTTCGACCCCCGTGGCCTGCGCCCCGCCGACGGGCTGGCGATCCTCGTCTACGCCCTGGGTGCGACCGTCCTCGCCTACCTCCTGTGGTTCGCCGGGGTGCGGCGGGTGAGCGCGGGCACGGCGGCGGTCTCGACGGGCTGGCTCCCCGTGAGTGCGGTGGCCCTCTCCGCCCTCGTCCTCGGCGAGCCGCTCACCGTGTGGCACGCCCTCGGCCTGGGCTGCGTCCTGTGCGCGACCTTCGTCCTCGCCCGCCCGTAA
- a CDS encoding AraC family transcriptional regulator — MSPLPPPAIPPVPVRSWRAAELGGLDLLHGSFTTHAFARHTHETYSIGLLGQGAMTFACRGATHTLRPGWIGLIHPDEAHTGHAEDAQGWTYRNLYPPVEAMRGAFADPGAKAGTASPPRLPVLIHDPPLLQALVTAHRAFEERASSLARESLMREALTQLVLRHAARPPALPVPGRESGVLARVRAYLEDDPARNVTLDDLAALAGLNAFTLLRAFRRAYGLPPHAYQVQVRLRHAKRFLREGNTPAEAALRAGFADQSHLGRHFRRTYGVTPHAYRRGASGTF; from the coding sequence ATGTCCCCCCTGCCTCCTCCAGCGATTCCCCCCGTTCCCGTCCGCAGTTGGCGGGCGGCGGAACTCGGCGGGCTGGACCTGCTCCACGGCAGCTTCACCACCCACGCCTTCGCGCGGCACACGCACGAGACGTACAGCATCGGGCTGCTGGGGCAGGGGGCGATGACCTTCGCGTGCCGGGGAGCGACCCACACGCTGCGCCCCGGATGGATCGGCCTGATCCACCCGGACGAGGCGCACACGGGCCACGCGGAGGACGCGCAGGGCTGGACGTACCGCAACCTCTACCCGCCGGTGGAGGCCATGCGCGGTGCCTTCGCGGACCCCGGAGCGAAGGCGGGCACGGCCTCCCCGCCCCGCCTCCCCGTCCTGATCCACGACCCGCCCCTCCTGCAAGCCCTCGTCACGGCGCACCGGGCCTTTGAGGAGCGCGCGTCCAGCCTCGCCCGCGAGTCGCTGATGCGGGAGGCGCTCACGCAGTTGGTCCTTCGTCATGCGGCCCGCCCGCCCGCGCTGCCCGTCCCCGGTCGGGAGTCCGGCGTCCTGGCACGGGTGCGCGCCTACCTGGAGGACGACCCCGCGCGCAACGTCACGCTGGACGACCTCGCCGCCCTCGCGGGGCTGAACGCCTTCACGCTGCTGCGGGCCTTTCGCCGGGCCTACGGGCTGCCGCCGCACGCCTATCAGGTGCAGGTGCGGCTGCGGCACGCCAAACGCTTCCTGCGGGAAGGGAACACACCCGCCGAGGCGGCCCTGCGCGCGGGCTTCGCCGACCAGAGCCACCTCGGGCGGCACTTCCGGCGGACGTACGGGGTCACGCCGCACGCCTACCGCCGGGGGGCGTCAGGAACGTTCTAG